CACTAAAATCTAGGGGATGATAGAAAGTCTGCTTAATTATAAGTAAAGGGGAAAATTTTCGCCTAATTTTAGGTAGATTATAAGCATATTAGATCACCTCATGCCCTCAGTGCCTATGTTCAATCTTCATCATGAGCCTAATAAGATTTCATCTTCTTAAATCCATGTGAACTGGCAAAACCGTTAAATTATTCTTATCCTAATTAAGTTTGActtgatgataatgatgatgatgagagacaggaggagaagaaaacaaagatgaaGAGGAAATTTATAAATGGTTTGAGATACTTTAAGAGTGGTTAGGAGTGAGCGGATAATGATCTTAATTAGCTTATGGAAAATTAAAGTAGTTCAAGTGTGGTGGAAtcattaattgtttaattaaccaaaagaaaataaatcggaaaaaatgaaaaaaaggagCTGACCGGGTCGATGTgcaatataatatcaaattgtcTATGCTTACACCATTTGATTCTAAGCTGTCaactttataagtaatcaagaccaaatgaattttatatttccACTAGAAACCttagttttatgtttattttaatgtACTTAATTCCTGTAAACAATGATCTTGTGTAACAACATTTCCGGGGTCTTAATTTATGGTTAATTGTGTTTTGTGACCAGTAGGTTGCGACAATAATGGTGACAAATTAAAGTACTGCGGATTCTGcatgttttaatttgttttataaattaataGTCATCACTGCATAATTTCTTATGCTTAATCGATTTAATTAAATTGCATGCTTCAGAAGATCCAAAACATGATTAACATCAAagtatatattttatgaaacaACATAGTTAgacacaacatgatcatcatatATGATTTTAAGATGGATGTATTAAGAAATGATCATCATGTTGTTATCTTAGCTAGATGTCAGAAACACTACTTATAAGATGCAAAATATGTCATGATCGATGAACATTGACTGAAAGTTATGCAGTAATGATGTTGACCATGGAGTTAAAAATAGACAAATTGTGGAAGCTGTTCAAAAGGTACGTTGAtgcggatatatatatatatatgtgtgtgtgtgtgtggaaatATATATCGTCCGGCAATTGGCCGCTGAAGGTCATTGTCTGATGAACTTCCAGGATATGAATGCTGCTGTGTTTCACATTAACGACCAAGACAATCGAGGGCAATgtttggtgtatatatatatatagtagtataTATTTGCATGTATTAGGGCCAACCTTGCTTGATGTCTGTCgataaacaatattttggatGGTCTCTGAGCATAGGAATGGAGTTGAAAAACAAACATGTATATTGCAGGGGTCTTATGTTTCTCATCTTTGTTTAGACCATTTTACAAAGAATTATTAGCATTTGTTTATTAGGGCAATGTTTAGATTCTGCTTTGGTTGGGTAGCCAAAACCCAACCCCAGCTTACTCAATAGACTTAAACTTAAACTTCTGATAAAGATCATTTATTGACATGACTTAAATAGagagtataatatatatatatatgaatcattCTCTGCTTAGGTTTGGaatccaacacgaaattaatgGATTaggtttgaaaattttggtttatttaattaaattggttgtgGGTTATATATGCTCATGACTTGTACATATACTTCGACACGACTCGAACCCAATATACGATATTAGAGCtagttgacaattttttacacaacctTGAACTCGACATGAACCAAACATGAAATTAATAAGTTAGGGTTAAAGGATCTTACCCGTCCAATACAACTCGAACATGAATTGTCATCACTAATTATTTTTGCTTCCTACTTTGGTTATACATgctatcaaaattttttttttttatttctttttatttctggGATATGGTGTTTAATCTTCTGTACTATAAGAGCACTGGTGGTAGCGATCACCAGCTACACCTAAAAACATGCTTAAAGAAGTTAAAGTCTCCAAAGAGCGAAAGAATAACATCTTAACACAAAAAAGGTAGTAGAGATGGCGAGGAGTAGGTGTAGGACCAGGGATTTGTGGCATTGGGGAATGTATATTGGGAAAAGGGTGGGTTGAGAGAGAGCAAAATGTCATTGAATATGCCCATGACTTGCCTTTATTTTCCCATCAGCGTATAATATATAGTCTAGTCTCAAACTATATATGATAATTCTAgtgtcttaaaaaataaaataaaataaaagagataaaattTTAAGGGCTTTCATAGAGCCTGATAAAGATTTCtgcagaaagaaaacaaagctAGCTGACTTCTCTAACTTGATCAGAAAAGGAAGGAcctcgcaatttttttttcttaggaaaACATTACTTTCCCAAAAAACATTGACATGTGGTCCATTATTAGCTTAGAAACAAAGGACGAAaaccatattaattaattataaaatcgAAATAGAAAGCTATCACTTTCAAATTAACCTTCAATGatgcctctatatatatatatatatagcctggAAAGAAAGGACGAAATTTGAATTGGATAAGTTGTAAGGTATAGGTACTAGGGTGTTCCTATAGTTTTTATTACAAGTTTATTTATaaacaaactgatgtggcaattTATAATTGAAgtcacattagtttgtaaatgactttataataaaagttataatattctAAACATTTTGCTTTGCCGATAAATTTTGGTTTACTTTCCATATAAAAACCATCATATTTATGCAGGAACAGAGACATCAACATttccatccaaaaaaaaaaaattccaagttGGGCACTTGATATTGAAGCTCCACGCCActccaaataaaaaatggaaaccttATATATGTATGAATGTCCATGGTTGGGCAATTTAATTAACAAGGCCAGCCCAAGCCAACCTTGAGAATCTAAGTGGTTGGGCCGAAGGTATTGACAGATAAGGCTGACAATTAGGTTTCTTTTTCATAGCATGATTTGATTTCGAGCTACACTCAAGCTCAGGCTCGGGCTCGGGCTTTATCATTAACAAAAGtataatgctaaaaatcattctcattttcttcttacGTCCCTTCACAACATTCAAAAGAACCGGGGACGCTATAAAAGCTTGCTCAAGGAGGGAAAAACATTCATGAGAATGACAATTTTGTATGTTACTAGAAATACccattttacttaaaaaaaaaaaaagcccatttTAAAAGGCTATGCATTCAAGCCCATGATATGATGAGTCTATGATGGGCATTTTCTATATCCAAGGCTATTGAGAAGTCCATTATTGTGGCCCAACTGACCTCATGCCCTTGGAACTACAAAGCCTCAGGCCCCATCCACTAAgcaacggtttttttttttttttttttttttttgaaaaatgctctAAAAGATCCCTAAAATTTACTCTTTCTAATTATTATCAAATAGATTCTTTCGTCTACTTTCAGTAAATATTTTAACCGTGCTGCTAATTTTTTTCTGAACATGTAAAATTTTATCGATTTActccaaaagttttttttttttttttcttctgaacaTGGCTTGAAATAATTAGATCATATCCTTCAAAATTATAAACAGATAAAGGGACATTTCATAAGTTATTATAACTTTATAAGTTCAACTTTGTATTGATTAAAAACAAAGTTTtaaggaatataaaaaaaaaaaaatggtgctaGCTAGAGGTGTCTCagttctttgttttctttttctttattctttttttttttaatcctttttatatttttattaaatttagttaatatttcaccGAAGAATTATGTGGGGCTACTtttagagttatatatatataaaactcttGCCACTTTGCCATAAGCCTGGATTTTGTTGAGTTGAGTATAAAAAGGCATTGGCACCTATGTTAATGTATATGTCCTTGATCGTGAAGGTTGAAGGCAGCATATTTTGCAATATAATTGATTTCTTGGTTATGCTTCCATACATATTCCAAACTTATTACAATTATTTCTTGGTGATGCTTCCATGCATATTCCAAACTTAATGACCTCTTTTCAAAAGGAATGAATATATTGCAGAATCCATTTAATGTAGCTTTCACTACATGAAAACCAAGTCCACTTGCTAAGGATCCttctcatttcatttgaaatgaaatatcCATTCCAAGATTTGAAGTTATTGTATACTATTGGTGTAAATGATGTCatcttatataaatttttaaaaagatgtGTTACCATTAATATCATATACATTATACACCTTTAAATATAACAACTTCAACTCCAAGGGGTTGGCTTAGTTGGTTGAAGTCTTTTACGGTCTTAAGTTCAGAATCTACTAAGTGCAAACTGTCTCTTGGTGTTAGTCCTTTAGGCAAGGCCCGAGACATAACTAGTGCATGTTGAGAGGGGTGCGAAGCATGGGTCTCGAGTTTATCTAGACATAAGTGTACGAAGTGGCCCACCTTAAAGGGATTCCGGATAATCAAACAACattataaaaatcaagtttgcTCATTGACGTACATGGAAGGTCACAATAGGTAGGTGAATGGCACTTTAGTTGCATGTGTATTTCTTGTGTATTTCAATATGAGTGACACATAAATTGGACTTTATCCAATCTAAGAAATGATTATCAAGGATGAAATCATTGTTGCTATTCAAATTTAACTAACTTAAGAGACAAGAGTATGGGGTTCGCCTCTTCCCCCACAACTTAAAATGCGAAATCTAGCTACCTAAAAGCAATTAGATCCCGCAACTCtcttttctttgaaatttatgtaaaattgaaattcaaataGTCTAATAGTATGAAATCTTAGTCTGATTAATGATATCACTTTTAAATGTCGATGTTTTTTCTGGTTACATCAGTCATAAATGTCGGTGTTCTTTGTAATTATATACATCAGCCATTAAATGTGGGCCTAGCTTTGAAGTGATCTAAAAGGTCAGTAGGTGTTCtttctaattatatttatttgtaaaagcAGTCACTAATCAAAGTTTGTTTCGGTAAAAATATTTACTCAATGTTTGGTTCAGCCGTCCCTATAAtgtaaacaaaaagaaattgacTTTTTCACCGACAAAAACCATTAGGTGAGAAGAAGTAACAGGCTTCCGCCGATGTTCCAGAGGAGGACACCTCTTGTCATGCAGATGAACGTCTGCCGTTGGATCGGTCTTATGGTGGATGCACCTCATTGTAATTTATATGATGAGTAATGacataaagatttttttttttttttttttttttgttcccctAAATATATGATGAcgagacttttaaaattaccattaaatttagattatcattattaaattttgatttattgataattttaaaagcgaCATTACATttggaaagagagaagggaatcGAGTGGCTCACATTCTTGCCAAACATGCTGTTCAGAATTGTATTTCTGAGAGTTGGCGTGATATGCCACCTAAATGTATTCGTGATTTGTTAGCACTAGAGCAGTCTGTTTTAGTTGCTTGAAAGTTTATCATAAGAAGTCAAcaacttttatcaaaaaaaaaaagatcattacAACTTATATTATTTggtaaatatatgagaaaaaaaatatttaaaaaaagactCACTCAACTAACAGCCGTTATTATATTCATTTTATAACGCTAACGTgatgtattaatttttttttttttttaaatagttgaCAATTACGTCAACAGcttaaaattgatgtaaaaaaatagcattactcatttaagAAAAGGTTTAGGATACATAATAGTGCATaaagtaatgctacacatacaattattttagagaaatgttatatatatatgctacatCCTCCTTCCACCCCATTTCACTTAGCTAGCTAATGTGGTAGTGCTCAACGGcgtttaattttcttctttttttaagggCTCATTGATTCAAAGGATTTGTAATATATAACATTCATAGTTATTTTATAActactttttatataatttttaagacGTATCACCATATAATTAGAAGAAAAGGTATAAAGCCTTCTAATACCTTCCAATCATATATTAGCAAAAGTTATAAAAGATTTGTATTAGTAGCAATCCTCAAACCTAATTAAACGTGAAAAGTAATTGTAAATCCATGAGATAATAGAATAACCCATTGCAAATTCCTTAAAATatggtaaaaataataaattaaaaaaaaaaaaaaaaaaaaaagtgatggaAATTAaatagagagaagaagaaagagttgGAAAATCAAAGCAGGGATCATGAGATGATATTGTATTCATGGACATGtacataaatataaatatatatagtataaacTATGCCTTAATTCTGggttttttctctaaaaatcaTGAGCATAGAAATCAATTATCTCCTTGAGGTTCAGCTTAAACAAAGAAGAACAATCATTATACATCAACCACAACATGTGCTCGAACAAAATGGCATCAACATCTACAAAAATCACCCTTTTCTCGCTCCTTTTCACATCCTCCACCTcatcctccttcttcttcttcttcttcatcatctcgATTAAAATCCGAAATGGGTTCTCTTCCAACACAAACGGATCCACCAAGAACTCCCTCTTCTCCTTGCCGACCACCACCGTCACCAACGGCCCCGACTCGCCGAACCCATCGTCGGTCAACCGCCGGTAGCCTAGCGGTCGTGACCCCCCCGTGTAGCACTTTCTGAAGATACTCACCGGCAGGACCAAGCAATccatgagaaataaaaaatacactACTCTTTTTGTCAATTATTCAGACAATAGGAAAATGGCCTCGTGAAATGGGTCGAAGATTATATATAGGtaaatgtatgtatatatatatattaatatctttGGTTGTGAGGTATGGGATATTCTGGGTTTTGGTTGTTTGGGAGTGAAAGCGAAGGAATTGATGAGAAAGAGAGGCTGAAAGGGTCGGTTTGAATAGGCCAAATTAACCAACGGCTAGAGAGATAACTATTAAAGAGTATTTACTAaccaatgaatttttttttttttttttttttttttaatatgcatGTCGGTATGCGCGTGGGATCCTGATGTCTTATTTGCTGGAAATTAAATAGAGCCGTTGGAGTTTGGAAGAAGCTCCTGGAGGTGTTAGGAATCCGAATACGACTGCCGACTTACACCATAAGGAGCGTGAGAGAGAGACCACTTTTGTCTGATGGCGCGTGCAGtgcgtgattttttttttcaaaaaataaagttttgaatttaaCATAATTGATTTGCAGGCACGTCACATGCTTATTAAGGTTGATGTTggcggaaataaaataaaagaaaaaagaaaaaagaaaataattaaaaaaagaggtAGTATATTCAATGGGAggcataaaaataaatgtaacacTTGGACAATTTTTTCTGCCTCTCATGATAATTAACGATTGATAGGAttctattttccttctttaccttgaaccattttttttttttttttccaaattgaaTTCTTGGtcgcttgaaaaaaaaaaaaaaaaaaaaaaaaaactttctggCGCGTGAGACAGAGAGAGTGGATTTGGGACGACTTCTATGTCAGCTCCAGACGACGTCGCATCAAGTGTTACGTTGAAAAGACCAAGAGAAGCGCGTTAGGCAAAGCtgctgatttttttgttttatggtgGAAAATGTTTCTAGAAATATTAACAAAAGTAAAGCAGTGTTATATTTCACTAttttaatatgtatttttattttatcaacaAACACATTATTATTAAACTGGGTCATTTCTACGTACCAATAAAAGAATTAGTCATGTTATTAACGAGTCAAATCAAATGTAACTTACTGTGTGCATTTGCTTCATATAATACGTAATTtagtattcattttttcttttttccaagaCTTGTtcaattatatcaatttttttcttttttcttttttctttttatttaagaaaactTTCTAATTTGACATAAGTaattctttgctttttttttttttttttgttggtttcgTGGGGGGTTCTAGGTTGAAAATGTCGGCACTTATCATGGACTGTTGATGTGAGCTAGAACAATTAGGTATGTAGCTGTGCTCAGGTCAGCACAGCACAAGAAATTTCTTAGAAGATTCTACTTTAGAATATTTAGTAGCAATGGTCAAATTTCTTGGATAAGGATGCACacaaatatttgtttaaattgCTAGTCATTTAAATAAGTAATATGAGAAGTTCATATAAAATCTGTTTATCTGAAGAGGTGGCCGAGCAACCCAAATTTTGTACTAAATTGTATAATTACGATAGATCCTAATCCCAATTTCTTGAAAGAAATGAAAGTCCAATTTTAAGTTtctttatataataatatatgcaGTTAATATAACTCATTAGGAGTATTGAACTACTCGTAGAATCCCCAAATGGCGAGAAAGTGGACAAAACTTTCGTAGCAATTAGCAATCTCCTATCCCCTCTAAAGCTTAAATCTTCATTT
This genomic interval from Corylus avellana chromosome ca3, CavTom2PMs-1.0 contains the following:
- the LOC132176350 gene encoding uncharacterized protein LOC132176350 — encoded protein: MDCLVLPVSIFRKCYTGGSRPLGYRRLTDDGFGESGPLVTVVVGKEKREFLVDPFVLEENPFRILIEMMKKKKKKEDEVEDVKRSEKRVIFVDVDAILFEHMLWLMYNDCSSLFKLNLKEIIDFYAHDF